One segment of Nostoc flagelliforme CCNUN1 DNA contains the following:
- a CDS encoding DUF751 family protein has protein sequence MFDGFWDNVFRYPRYLITIVLGLFINTFAPLVPLLKRPVTLIAILGLFVSSLVFLTLTLRAMLGLSTI, from the coding sequence ATGTTTGACGGATTTTGGGATAACGTCTTTCGCTACCCTCGGTACTTAATTACTATCGTCTTAGGACTGTTTATTAACACCTTTGCGCCGTTAGTGCCATTGTTGAAGCGCCCAGTCACCTTAATCGCTATCTTGGGTTTGTTTGTGAGCAGCCTAGTCTTCCTTACTCTCACCCTACGCGCAATGCTGGGCTTGAGTACAATCTAG
- a CDS encoding DNA adenine methylase codes for MVIQIPKETSPRPFLKWAGGKSRLIQQYIPYFPKSYKNYYEPFLGGGAVFFYLQPSTAFLSDINAELINTYCCVRDHFEELISILKEHKIRHDKNYYYSIRNNSGGTDIEKAARIIYLNKTCFNGLYRVNSQGKFNVPLGRYDNPNICSEALLKVASEALSHAEIKQADFTEVLNHATSSDDFVFFDPPYHPINNTSYFTAYSQNCFSKRDQEVLRDTCAELASRGVKVMVCNSDSEFIQKIYTDINFETYKIKAARSINSNVKNRGMIYELLITSSKDFY; via the coding sequence ATGGTAATTCAAATCCCCAAGGAAACTAGCCCGCGTCCATTTTTGAAGTGGGCAGGGGGTAAAAGTAGGTTGATACAGCAATATATTCCTTATTTTCCCAAGAGTTATAAAAATTACTATGAGCCATTCTTGGGTGGTGGTGCTGTTTTTTTCTATCTCCAACCAAGTACAGCATTTTTAAGTGATATTAATGCCGAATTAATTAACACTTATTGTTGTGTTAGAGATCATTTTGAGGAATTAATTTCTATATTGAAAGAGCATAAAATCCGGCATGATAAAAATTATTACTATAGTATCCGAAACAACTCTGGTGGTACTGACATAGAAAAAGCTGCTCGGATAATTTATCTTAATAAGACTTGTTTTAATGGTCTTTATCGAGTTAATTCACAGGGTAAATTCAATGTGCCATTAGGCAGATATGACAATCCCAATATTTGTTCTGAGGCTTTATTAAAAGTAGCCTCAGAAGCGCTTTCTCATGCAGAAATTAAACAAGCAGATTTTACAGAAGTCTTAAATCATGCAACTAGCAGTGATGACTTTGTATTTTTTGACCCGCCCTACCATCCTATCAACAACACTAGCTATTTTACTGCTTATAGCCAGAATTGTTTTAGTAAAAGAGACCAAGAAGTTTTGAGAGATACTTGTGCAGAGTTAGCAAGTCGTGGTGTCAAAGTTATGGTATGTAATTCTGACAGCGAATTTATTCAAAAAATTTATACTGATATTAATTTTGAAACATACAAAATTAAAGCAGCCCGATCAATTAACTCAAACGTCAAAAATAGAGGGATGATTTACGAATTACTAATTACATCTTCTAAAGATTTTTATTAG
- a CDS encoding L-threonylcarbamoyladenylate synthase — MAKIFPVHPDNPQVRRIEEIKSALSSGAVMLYPTDTVYAIGCDLNAKSAVERVRQIKQLANDKPLTFLCPSLSNVATYAFVSDTAYRIMKRLIPGPYTFLLPATKLVPRLVQSPKRKSTGIRVPNHTVCLELLAALGNPIISTSAHLPPDEADNGMIRIDPETVQSRVELFDRLDKLVDIIVDTGEEPTYEVSTILDMTGDEAAIIRRGLGWEAAAAWV; from the coding sequence ATGGCAAAAATTTTCCCAGTTCATCCGGATAATCCTCAAGTTCGCCGAATAGAGGAAATAAAGTCGGCGCTTTCTAGTGGCGCAGTCATGCTTTACCCTACTGATACAGTCTATGCGATCGGTTGTGATTTGAATGCCAAGTCGGCGGTAGAACGAGTGCGGCAAATTAAACAGCTAGCAAATGATAAACCACTGACATTTTTATGTCCCTCGCTTTCAAATGTGGCAACTTATGCCTTCGTAAGTGACACAGCCTATCGGATTATGAAACGCCTGATTCCAGGACCATACACGTTTTTGCTCCCAGCAACTAAATTAGTACCGCGATTGGTGCAAAGCCCCAAGCGGAAAAGTACTGGAATTAGAGTACCAAACCATACTGTGTGTTTGGAACTGCTGGCAGCATTGGGCAATCCGATTATTTCAACTTCAGCACATCTGCCACCAGATGAAGCAGATAATGGCATGATTCGGATAGATCCAGAAACTGTTCAGTCGCGGGTAGAGCTATTTGACCGTTTAGACAAGTTGGTAGACATAATTGTAGATACTGGCGAAGAACCTACTTATGAAGTATCTACTATTTTGGATATGACCGGAGACGAAGCAGCAATTATACGGAGGGGTTTAGGTTGGGAAGCAGCAGCAGCATGGGTATAA
- the larC gene encoding nickel pincer cofactor biosynthesis protein LarC, with product MNKIAYLQCPTGISGDMCLGALVSLGVPVDYLIEKLNGLGIQQEYQLRAEFVQRNGQQATKVHVDLVDDRHHHHHDHEHSHDHTRHLPEIERMILKAGLPSRAEAWSLAVFRQLAVAEGAVHGISPEKVHFHEVGAVDAIVDIVGTCLGLDWLGIESNDEGLPLLYCSAFPTGGGTVRAAHGQMAVPVPAVLKLWEMRGCPVYSNGIDRELVTPTGAAIATTLARDFGSPPAIAIKQIGLGAGTINLPIPNILRLWVGESANLQSNFSDSEDSSSNLETISVLETQIDDLNPQAIGYVFEALFAAGAVDVFTQAIGMKKSRPGILLTVICHPENLLTCEAVIFRETTTLGIRRTTQQRAILQREIQQVEIEYGKVRVKLAWKGQSPEKVIANVQPEYEDCAELARKHNIPWREIQRLALQRWYLTND from the coding sequence ATGAATAAAATTGCTTATCTTCAATGTCCGACAGGAATTTCTGGTGATATGTGCCTGGGTGCTTTGGTGAGTTTGGGTGTTCCTGTGGACTATTTAATTGAAAAACTTAATGGGTTGGGTATTCAACAGGAATATCAGTTAAGGGCAGAATTTGTCCAACGGAATGGTCAGCAGGCGACTAAAGTCCATGTGGATTTAGTAGACGATCGCCACCACCATCACCACGACCACGAACACAGTCATGATCACACACGCCACCTGCCAGAAATAGAGCGGATGATTCTCAAAGCGGGGTTGCCATCACGGGCAGAAGCTTGGAGTTTGGCAGTATTCAGACAGCTAGCAGTAGCAGAAGGAGCGGTGCATGGCATTTCTCCTGAAAAAGTTCATTTTCATGAGGTTGGTGCTGTAGATGCGATCGTAGATATTGTAGGCACTTGTCTGGGGTTAGATTGGTTGGGGATTGAGAGTAATGACGAAGGATTGCCCTTACTTTACTGCTCGGCGTTTCCGACTGGTGGCGGCACTGTTCGGGCTGCACATGGTCAGATGGCAGTACCAGTACCAGCAGTATTAAAGCTGTGGGAAATGCGGGGTTGTCCAGTTTATAGCAATGGGATTGACAGAGAACTGGTGACACCAACAGGAGCCGCGATCGCTACTACTTTGGCAAGAGATTTTGGTTCACCACCTGCGATCGCTATCAAGCAGATAGGATTGGGAGCAGGAACCATAAATTTACCCATTCCCAATATTTTACGCCTTTGGGTGGGTGAAAGCGCAAATTTACAGTCAAATTTCAGCGATTCTGAAGATAGTAGCTCAAATTTAGAAACGATATCAGTACTAGAAACTCAAATTGATGATTTAAATCCGCAAGCGATCGGCTATGTGTTTGAGGCGTTGTTTGCGGCTGGTGCAGTGGATGTTTTTACCCAAGCGATCGGTATGAAAAAGTCCCGTCCGGGGATTTTGCTGACAGTGATTTGTCATCCAGAAAATTTACTCACTTGTGAAGCCGTTATCTTCCGCGAAACCACTACTTTGGGCATTCGGCGAACAACTCAGCAACGCGCCATTTTACAACGAGAAATTCAACAAGTGGAAATTGAATATGGCAAAGTGCGTGTCAAATTAGCATGGAAGGGACAATCACCAGAAAAAGTTATTGCAAATGTGCAGCCAGAATATGAAGATTGTGCAGAGTTAGCCCGAAAACATAATATTCCCTGGCGCGAAATTCAACGGTTGGCGTTACAGCGTTGGTATTTAACCAATGACTGA
- a CDS encoding HetZ-related protein, whose protein sequence is MKSNVVNLPNSTPIFDNHLSTEEFSDSSSETLIELLCQEMQAQVKAAPRCVEALANRIAVEVERICDKSSRIQTSGEIKSWQITLGRHRMYKCLRYYQLGSKQGRVELHSNLGAMVYRHVTISGSELGFEARYSLIEDFLQAFYIEAIKAFRRENELPNDHTPRTQLQLAEYMAFTEQYAKRRINLPGGANQQLIILRAQGFARRQPQETTVDIEMAVESAKGEEAESYQRNSAVQQLRSQMIAQTNFDPSEESERDRVITELMKYLDSQGQSDCMNYLSLKLQDLSAPEIDQILGLTSRQRDYLQQRFKYHVEKFAKQHHWQLVHQWLGAGLEQKLGLSSQQWEIFVNQLTEQQQQILELKTARENDVAIAKAIKCTPKQLQKRWTQLLELAWSIRNGHTEAQTG, encoded by the coding sequence ATGAAATCTAACGTCGTTAATCTACCAAACTCTACACCCATTTTTGATAATCACCTTTCGACTGAAGAATTTTCAGACAGCAGCAGCGAAACCTTGATTGAATTGCTGTGTCAGGAAATGCAAGCGCAAGTGAAAGCAGCACCCAGGTGCGTAGAAGCTTTAGCAAACCGCATAGCCGTAGAAGTAGAACGCATTTGCGATAAAAGCTCCCGTATCCAAACATCTGGGGAAATCAAATCCTGGCAGATTACGTTGGGAAGGCATCGGATGTACAAGTGCTTACGTTACTACCAACTAGGTTCAAAACAAGGGCGGGTGGAATTACATAGCAATTTGGGTGCTATGGTTTACCGTCATGTAACTATATCTGGCTCTGAGTTGGGTTTTGAGGCTCGTTACAGCCTGATTGAAGATTTTTTACAAGCATTTTATATTGAAGCTATCAAAGCTTTCCGCAGAGAAAACGAACTACCTAACGATCACACACCGCGTACTCAGCTGCAATTAGCTGAATATATGGCGTTTACAGAGCAGTATGCCAAACGCCGGATCAATTTACCTGGTGGTGCAAATCAGCAATTGATTATCTTGCGGGCCCAAGGTTTTGCTCGTCGTCAGCCGCAAGAAACTACCGTGGATATTGAAATGGCGGTAGAGTCTGCTAAGGGTGAAGAAGCGGAATCTTACCAGCGTAACTCGGCGGTGCAACAGCTGCGATCGCAGATGATTGCCCAAACTAATTTTGATCCCTCAGAAGAATCAGAACGCGATCGCGTCATCACTGAATTGATGAAATACCTGGATTCTCAAGGTCAATCTGACTGTATGAACTACCTCAGCTTAAAACTTCAAGACCTCTCAGCCCCAGAAATTGACCAAATTCTCGGTTTAACCAGCCGTCAGCGCGATTATCTCCAACAACGGTTTAAATACCACGTAGAAAAATTTGCCAAACAGCACCACTGGCAATTAGTACATCAATGGTTAGGTGCGGGTTTAGAGCAAAAATTGGGTTTATCTTCCCAGCAGTGGGAAATTTTTGTGAATCAACTCACAGAACAGCAACAGCAAATATTAGAGTTAAAAACTGCACGGGAAAATGACGTTGCGATCGCTAAAGCCATCAAATGCACCCCCAAACAGTTGCAAAAGCGCTGGACTCAACTTTTAGAACTAGCATGGTCTATTCGCAACGGTCATACAGAGGCACAGACAGGTTGA
- a CDS encoding addiction module protein, translating into MVEDLWNQIAATPATLTVLDWQKQELARCKAEYLQNPAVGSSWEYVKARISQWHG; encoded by the coding sequence CTGGTAGAAGATTTATGGAATCAGATTGCCGCTACACCAGCAACACTCACAGTTTTAGATTGGCAGAAACAAGAATTAGCCCGTTGCAAAGCCGAATATCTACAAAACCCGGCCGTTGGCAGTAGTTGGGAATATGTAAAAGCCAGAATTTCTCAATGGCATGGCTAG
- a CDS encoding PD-(D/E)XK nuclease superfamily protein codes for MALTQGGRANKAGNILERNVEAILTGHNYFQVGNYVPKKFILNAALLPKRYGKEIYIGTGIYHTDLKVDFYVVGSPAMPSGLIFECKWQESPGSVDEKFPYLNMNIQNYYPAPTIVILGGEGMREGASKWLKARVNDNHNLLAVYSLDRFIAWANKNL; via the coding sequence ATGGCTCTGACTCAAGGCGGACGGGCAAATAAGGCTGGGAATATTTTAGAAAGAAATGTAGAAGCAATTTTGACTGGGCATAATTATTTCCAAGTCGGGAACTATGTCCCAAAAAAATTTATACTAAATGCTGCTTTATTGCCGAAGCGTTATGGAAAAGAAATTTATATTGGAACTGGAATTTATCATACCGATCTGAAGGTTGATTTTTATGTTGTTGGCTCACCTGCAATGCCATCTGGTTTAATTTTCGAGTGCAAATGGCAAGAAAGCCCCGGTTCGGTTGATGAAAAGTTTCCTTACTTGAATATGAACATCCAGAACTATTACCCTGCACCAACTATCGTCATACTAGGCGGTGAAGGTATGCGAGAAGGCGCAAGCAAATGGCTAAAAGCAAGAGTTAATGATAACCATAATTTATTAGCAGTTTATAGTTTAGACAGGTTCATTGCTTGGGCTAATAAAAATCTTTAG